A region of the Chaetodon trifascialis isolate fChaTrf1 chromosome 7, fChaTrf1.hap1, whole genome shotgun sequence genome:
AAATATTCTCTTCATTTCTGCGTGAATAGCTAAAGCTCATGCAAACGTAATTTTCCCTCCAATTAACACATCATTATTCCGGTAATTTGAAATGATCAAAAGCCTGTTAGCATTCACATGCAGACTTCCTGCCGTTGTTTCTTGTCCTGAGACCGGAGTTAGTTGTTTTTGGCATCGTCTCACAACTTCTGAAACATCTCTTAACACTTTCTAAAAGCCTGAGCTCAGGCTTGGAATGGCAATAATGCAAATAAATCCGACAcaatacattaaaacacaggGGATCAGGCTGTTAATGACTCCACACCTGCCAAATATTAAAACAACTTAAGAATTACTCAAGCATGCATAATCAAGATTCAACAGAAACACGTTCCTCCTCTAACACTGCAGCCTAGAGGTCAAAGTCTGCATTAAAGAACGTCTGTGGAGAATCCGTGCACATCGACAGGCAGAGCAGATCAGAAATCAAGCAAAAATTTTATGATGAACTCTCTGAAAAATATGTGTTTGCAGCAGAAAGTTAGTgcaggttgattttttttttttttgcttgaggCAACGGAGGTGGGGCGAACCTGTCCGTCATTCACTTGAGAACGCTCATCGTTTGAAGGCAAACCCTTGgtgaatatataaatatatatttctatCACTTTGTTTTAGCAACCTGTCATTAAAACAGAGAGCAATGGACAACTTACTTTATGAcataaagaataaatgaaacaaacgCTGCAGAAAATTAGTCACTAATGTTGAATGAAAGCTTCACAATTTGTTCTGTTGACATTTTCCCTGAACATTTCAACATCTTACAAAAGCGAAACAATAGCTGACAACAGGCTAAAGCAAAGATTTATAGCGTACAGTGTGTATAAAGTCGTTTTATCCTGAATCTGACACTGAACACCTTTTCAGAGTTGACATAAGGCGTGGGGGGAAATGCATATTTTCATGCTGCTGAGTGCTGCATGAGGGATTTCTTAGCAATTACCCTGCCAAAACACTCTGACTGGCGCTCTGCAGGGTTAGCTGGGCACAAAAAAGCTTACAGCCagacttatttatttttttgttgcccATAGGATTTAATCACTGCACCACAGCTCTCCTTTCGAACCAATATCAGCGAAGTCCACTTTTTCAGAGAGCCTTCAAAATGAGTCTGCATGACTCTCGGTGGAACATATACAGCAACAGTTCCACTTCCTCCTTCTGAAAGCACTTTCACGAGGCTTTGGGATGTAGCTGCAGCATGTTGCAGTAGTGTTGTCAGGGCGACCACGATTTGAATGCatgctcagagctgctgtgagctCCACTTCATCACCACCTCCAGAGGGCGTCTTGAGCGTGTGGCCCACAGACCGAGGGGGGGGGCGGGAACcaacagagctgcagtctggTTCACAACAGCCGAGGCAGCAGTGCCaagcataatgtgtgtgtttttctgtctaaGCAGGCCCTTTATGCTATGGTCAAAATGACGGTACCCTGACAACACAGGGGTACAAGTAATTAAAAGCAATGCAGGCTCCAAGACCTCATAATCACTTGTCTGCAAGATAAGATAAGCCAACTTTATAGAATGCAGACTATATATTCCCAAACAAGGGCTGATAATATGCTCTAACTCTAAAATATGTAATTACATGTTAACATACATCTTATATCTCCTTGATCATTTTTAACATAGCATCATTGAGTTTGAAAGTGACTTAGCAGACTGCTGTGCTGTGCGAACAGTAGTGAAGTACCTCCTCGTGGCTGACTTATCACAGATGTTTCAAAATGACCCCAGAGACGCAGAAATCAAAGAGGCTTAACTCTCCACAAGGAAGCTGTGTGAACTCTCTGCAGAATGCTAAATGCCTCTACAAAATCCAAAATCACGTACCAATATTACATCTAAATGGTAACGGGCACGAATCTCCCCATCTCTCACATTATCATTACCATCATCGTCGTCATTTAGGGAAGTACCTGGACTGAAACACGGCTGTTCTGAACTCCAGTTTGACAAATGTTCTGATCAAACTGCACAACAGCAGCGACGACTGAACAATTCCAGCAAATCCACATCTACAACAGATATATTAAATTTTACTGAGGAGAGAAATGCTACTAAATGTCAGTACCcttcaaataaaaagaaaaacggAATCTAGAGACACTCCCTTACATGATTTAAAATCACAGCCTCTTtgaaataaaacttaaaatacAACAAACCCCACCCAAAGTCATTATCCAGCGATGACCCGTAACCTATGAGCCGGTTAACGTCAGTCATAGGACAATGTCAGACTTTGGTTCgccacaaaaacaacagtaaaaccAACAAAAATCAAATAAGTTGCAACAAATTCACAAGATGTTAAATCAGAAGCTTCTGGGAGTGAATCAGCAGAATGAACTGAGATACGTGAGAAGGGTCGAGTTTTCACCTCgactctccctctttctcaccttgcccttcctcttcttGTCCCCTCCAAAGAACTTTCCAATCTGATCCAGGAGGCCGGGGTTCTTCTTCCTGCGGCCCAGCCCGAAGGCGGCCTGTGCAGAGCTGCTTGCAGATGCCATGGTTGTAGTAGTGGTTGGTAGTTTGTTCGTGTTTGTCAAATGTGGGGTTCTTGTCGCTCTCTTAAATGAGAGACcgaaagacagaggagggaaaagagaaaagagagggagggagggaaaaaaaaaagctagccTATTCTAGGTCCTGTTCGGGGCTCTCCGACCCGCAGTCTGACGCCGCTCCGCTGTGCTCCTGGATGGTCTGCAGCTCGTCCGATTCAGAGGGTCGGTCTTTGAAGGTGTTGTCCTCTCGGCCCGGGGCATCTCGGGAGAAGAGGCGGACCAGGTGGGGGCGTGGTGTGGCGGCGTCAGGGTCAGCTGTGCTGGCGGGGGGCCAGGGCTGGCGGGGGCCCTCAGCGCCCGTGGAGTCAGTCACCGCCGGCTTCTCCGAGATGCAGCCATTGTTCTGGTTCGCATCTGCCTCACCCAGGCCTGCGCAGAAACAACAAGGGTCATCTATGGGCTCGGGCCTGCATGGCACACAACAAACCACAGCAACAAAGGGCCTTTTTGACGAGACCGTGCCCTTCCTGAGACCAGCAGAGCGAACCTTTCACAGCTGAACTTGAATGAACCTTACCTGCTcgacaggaaaaaacagaaatgtgagaaatgtgTGAAGTGAATCCATGAGCACTGTTTTGTCTCTGAGGTCAGTGTCACCACCAGCTGCTTTCTTGGGTGCATAATAACAATCTTGCAACAGTGTGTTCTCACAATTCCCATAATTGAGAGCACAGTGCATTAGAGTGCTTGCAAAATGTTTCTTGATTATTACAGTAACACAATTAACAGTGAGTTCGCACAGGAGAAGCCTctttaaaatgacactgaaacacacaaaaagctgctGGACATTTTAAGACCTTTGCAACAGAATTGGCCCCTGCGCCACCGTGTAAAACCAATGCACGTTTCGGCATGTTCGAGTTCCACTGAGATGACTTTATAACTGCGTCTCGAACGTCCACTTTGACAGCTATCCCTTCAGTTAGCCAGCAGCTCCCACAGCAGAGGACATCCAGTGCATTCCTGCCTCCGAAACAATATACACACTGTACTGGCAGAAATGGTGTAGCACTACACCAGAGAATCTGCATGCTAATATTGGCTGAAACAGTGGCCTGTTGTCAAAGCTGCATAGTTattacagagaaacaaagagccCAGTGTCACTAAAATAACTCCTATAAGTATGGATTTTCAACCCAATGCACGGTGACACTTATCTGATTTGGGGCCCGAGAGCTGCGAGGCCTCTGTCTCTGGGCGCAGAGCAAATGGTAGTTCCATCTTGTGTGCTATGTAGACGTTTTTACTACTATTTCTTACAATTTGAGATGGCAGTCACTCCCAAAACAGTGCAACTGTAGCAGCATAAGAA
Encoded here:
- the LOC139334321 gene encoding myelin basic protein-like, which produces MGQHLGKKDSPTNSKAPSPEPRAAPTTAAEPESQDEVFGLGEADANQNNGCISEKPAVTDSTGAEGPRQPWPPASTADPDAATPRPHLVRLFSRDAPGREDNTFKDRPSESDELQTIQEHSGAASDCGSESPEQDLE